Proteins from one Tardibacter chloracetimidivorans genomic window:
- a CDS encoding antitoxin Xre-like helix-turn-helix domain-containing protein, giving the protein MVKSADADTLSRKDLTGPALRTFFRIADAWGLKEAEQMKLLGLDSRSTFQTWKRGAVAAISRDALERISYVMGIYKGLQMLVPRTADEWVRKPNEAPLFAGRPAIERMASGNVADLYVVRQYIDTQCSGQTRVCG; this is encoded by the coding sequence ATGGTCAAATCAGCCGATGCTGACACGCTTAGCCGCAAGGATCTGACGGGTCCGGCGCTGCGCACATTCTTCCGCATCGCCGACGCCTGGGGCCTCAAGGAAGCCGAACAGATGAAGCTGCTCGGGCTCGACAGCCGCTCGACCTTTCAAACCTGGAAGCGCGGCGCGGTCGCGGCGATTTCCAGGGACGCGCTCGAGCGCATTTCCTATGTCATGGGGATCTACAAGGGGCTGCAGATGCTTGTGCCGCGTACGGCCGACGAATGGGTGCGCAAACCCAATGAGGCGCCGCTGTTCGCTGGACGTCCGGCGATCGAGCGGATGGCCTCGGGCAATGTCGCCGATCTCTATGTGGTGCGCCAATATATCGACACACAGTGCAGCGGACAAACGCGTGTGTGTGGCTAG
- a CDS encoding antitoxin Xre/MbcA/ParS toxin-binding domain-containing protein, translating to MLAAFLDDIREGDMIAPRRMAERLRLPMTRLSRLAHLNRNTMTTHPGSPAVQAKLGEIARIIARAADLAGDEGKAIIWFKHQPLPGFGKTPEELVEDGHADIVIEDLDRMAAGVYS from the coding sequence ATGCTTGCCGCATTTTTGGACGATATTCGTGAAGGCGATATGATCGCGCCGCGCCGCATGGCGGAACGCCTGCGCCTACCGATGACGCGTCTATCGCGACTTGCGCACCTCAATCGCAACACCATGACCACACACCCCGGCAGCCCGGCTGTGCAGGCCAAGCTTGGGGAAATTGCCCGGATCATCGCGCGTGCCGCCGATCTGGCCGGGGATGAAGGCAAGGCGATAATCTGGTTCAAGCATCAACCGCTTCCTGGATTTGGCAAGACGCCCGAGGAATTGGTCGAGGATGGGCATGCCGACATCGTGATCGAGGATCTCGACCGCATGGCTGCCGGTGTCTATTCCTGA
- a CDS encoding RES family NAD+ phosphorylase: MIGIRHQFSPTSGEGARLYGGRWNRKGVPALYLASDAVTAVAEYYQGLPKPGTLVPYYLDAAAIADLTTSTAAPCDTRVGEALEANWKAMAFLDRQTPSSWALTDELIAAGAQGALVPSVQNPGGRNLVLWQWHEKDMQGEGAALTVLDPDDALMPPD; this comes from the coding sequence ATGATCGGGATCCGCCATCAGTTTAGTCCGACGTCCGGGGAGGGCGCGCGACTATATGGCGGTCGCTGGAATCGAAAGGGCGTTCCGGCGCTTTACCTGGCTTCAGATGCGGTCACCGCGGTGGCGGAATATTATCAAGGACTGCCGAAACCCGGAACGCTTGTTCCTTATTATCTCGACGCCGCGGCTATCGCGGATCTCACTACCAGTACGGCGGCGCCTTGCGATACGCGGGTAGGGGAGGCCCTGGAGGCAAATTGGAAAGCCATGGCGTTTCTTGATCGCCAGACACCGTCGAGCTGGGCGCTGACGGACGAACTGATCGCGGCGGGTGCGCAAGGCGCGTTGGTGCCATCTGTCCAGAATCCGGGTGGGCGGAACCTGGTGCTGTGGCAATGGCATGAGAAGGATATGCAAGGGGAGGGAGCCGCGCTGACAGTCCTTGATCCTGACGATGCCTTGATGCCTCCGGACTAG
- a CDS encoding ParB/RepB/Spo0J family partition protein, which yields MSKKNANFAADLVAGIDPVAPAPAARRPGIGASVLAGRESRLAELATGSVVSRTHELVDPARCRMWVGHNREYALLNEERCADLIESIKAQGKQEMPAIVRRVKDDPAFDFEVICGARRHWTISWLRAHNYPDFRFLVDIRSLTDEEAFRLADLENRARDDLTDLERARDYLRALDAYYEGRQKVMAERINVTESWLSRYLDLARLPAELMAAFALPQDLRIKHVTAIKPLLKPEDRRQRVFAEAGRLAQMQSDHAAPMPVPDIVRALALAADPPKRSGSPKKSGKPETIVSEGGKPLLKVEAVDRKGLKLTLLPHAGGTRAEAENALKALLDRHWA from the coding sequence ATGAGCAAGAAGAACGCCAACTTCGCGGCTGATCTGGTCGCCGGAATCGACCCGGTGGCGCCAGCCCCAGCGGCGCGGCGCCCTGGCATCGGTGCGAGCGTGCTGGCGGGCCGCGAAAGCCGGCTTGCCGAATTGGCGACGGGCAGTGTCGTCTCACGCACCCATGAACTCGTCGATCCGGCACGTTGCCGGATGTGGGTCGGGCACAACCGCGAATATGCGCTCCTCAACGAGGAGCGGTGCGCCGATCTCATCGAGAGCATCAAGGCGCAGGGCAAACAGGAAATGCCCGCCATCGTTCGCCGCGTGAAGGACGATCCTGCCTTCGATTTCGAGGTGATTTGCGGCGCGCGCCGGCATTGGACGATCAGTTGGCTGCGCGCCCACAACTATCCGGATTTCCGCTTTCTCGTCGATATCCGCAGCCTTACCGACGAGGAGGCGTTCCGTCTCGCCGACCTCGAGAATCGGGCGCGTGACGATCTCACCGATCTGGAGCGCGCGCGCGACTATCTGCGCGCGCTCGACGCCTATTATGAGGGGCGCCAGAAGGTGATGGCCGAGCGGATCAATGTCACGGAAAGCTGGCTCAGCCGCTATCTCGACCTTGCCCGGCTGCCGGCGGAACTGATGGCGGCCTTCGCCCTTCCGCAGGATCTCAGGATCAAGCATGTCACCGCGATCAAGCCTCTCTTGAAACCGGAGGATCGGCGGCAGCGTGTGTTCGCCGAGGCGGGACGTCTCGCTCAGATGCAGTCCGATCACGCAGCACCGATGCCGGTCCCCGACATCGTACGCGCGCTCGCTTTGGCTGCCGATCCCCCCAAGAGGTCAGGATCCCCCAAGAAGTCAGGAAAGCCGGAGACGATCGTGTCCGAAGGGGGGAAACCATTGCTGAAAGTGGAGGCGGTGGATCGTAAGGGTCTCAAACTTACCTTGCTCCCGCATGCCGGCGGTACGCGGGCTGAAGCGGAGAACGCGTTGAAAGCGCTCCTGGATCGGCATTGGGCCTGA
- a CDS encoding tyrosine-type recombinase/integrase produces MVGETLPAPREGQSVAGAVDLAWEVTKLQCQSPITVNLELIAAYQAASSPHSMRALASDIAAFDLWCRRVGRVTLPASPESVADYLDARAGQGAKPASLSRYKASIAKVHQLLELKDPTQAELVKLRLRAIKREKGTAQAQARPLRFKGPVRDVERDKPRGINVRALLEACADDLPGLRDRALLSVAYDTGLRASELVAIAVEHILEALDPEARLLSIPRSKGDQEGEGATAFLSPRSVRAIAAWTQSAGISSGPLFRRVQVRRYKARPAAKGRRIDSISGRETWDLRKTISRSAVPARVEYDLGAAALHPGSIGPIYRSMIQRAFDKGSLIDLTAEDLARLLKGISAHSTRVGLNQDLFASGEDLAGIMDALRWKSPRMPLAYNRNLAAEAGAAGRLLNKLA; encoded by the coding sequence ATGGTGGGCGAGACCCTTCCCGCGCCCAGAGAAGGCCAGTCAGTCGCAGGAGCCGTCGATCTGGCATGGGAGGTGACCAAGCTTCAGTGTCAGTCGCCGATCACCGTCAACCTCGAACTCATCGCGGCTTATCAAGCGGCTTCGTCGCCGCATTCGATGCGTGCGCTCGCGAGCGACATCGCGGCTTTCGACCTCTGGTGCCGGCGAGTCGGCCGGGTAACCTTGCCGGCTTCGCCGGAGTCCGTGGCCGATTATCTCGACGCGCGGGCGGGGCAGGGGGCCAAACCGGCCTCGCTCAGCCGCTACAAGGCGTCCATTGCCAAGGTCCACCAGTTGCTCGAACTCAAGGATCCGACACAGGCGGAATTGGTCAAATTGCGGCTGCGGGCGATCAAGCGCGAAAAGGGCACCGCGCAGGCCCAGGCGCGGCCGCTGCGCTTTAAGGGGCCGGTGCGCGACGTGGAGCGCGACAAACCCCGCGGGATTAACGTGCGAGCGCTTCTGGAGGCCTGTGCGGACGATTTGCCGGGCCTGCGCGACCGCGCGTTGCTGTCGGTGGCCTACGACACCGGATTGCGGGCCTCGGAGCTGGTGGCGATCGCGGTCGAGCATATCCTCGAGGCTCTTGACCCTGAGGCCCGGCTTCTCTCGATACCGCGCAGCAAGGGCGATCAGGAAGGGGAGGGGGCGACCGCGTTCCTGTCGCCGCGCTCGGTGCGCGCGATTGCGGCCTGGACGCAATCCGCAGGTATATCCTCGGGGCCGCTGTTCCGCCGGGTGCAGGTGCGGCGCTACAAGGCCCGACCAGCGGCGAAGGGCCGGCGGATCGATAGCATTTCCGGACGTGAGACATGGGATCTACGCAAGACCATTTCTCGGTCGGCGGTGCCGGCGCGGGTGGAGTATGACCTTGGAGCCGCCGCGCTGCATCCCGGGTCGATTGGGCCAATTTATCGGTCGATGATCCAGAGGGCATTCGATAAGGGCTCTCTAATCGATCTGACGGCTGAGGACTTGGCGCGGCTGCTCAAGGGGATCAGCGCGCATTCGACGCGGGTGGGGCTCAACCAGGACCTGTTCGCAAGCGGCGAGGATCTCGCCGGGATCATGGACGCGCTGCGCTGGAAGAGCCCGCGCATGCCGCTCGCTTATAACCGCAACCTTGCGGCCGAGGCGGGCGCAGCCGGGCGTTTGCTCAATAAATTGGCCTGA
- a CDS encoding AAA family ATPase gives MAASLDIEGTQDLLSVSTLAQRTSSVLERLRDSARSARADERREPTFPIGKAAELVGRTAAAIREAEKDGRLPPPPRTENNRRVGYTLAQLNDMRGLFGTRPWRAATDPCCVIAVQNFKGGVGKSTLSVHLAQYLAIKGYRVALIDCDSQASATTLFGYVPDLDLTEEDTLYPFLRHDDMESLDYALRKTHFDGLELVPANLRLFQSEYEIAARMARGQGNLIDRMAQGIASIADRFDVVVLDPPPALGAISLSVLRAANALVVPVPPTVMDFSSTAAFLAMLDETIETLADRGLAPSLQFLRFVASKVDENKSMQKELLNLMRTLFGHAIVRTPLKDSAEIDNATARLMTVYELDGPVTSSAVRNRCLAYLDGVNSEIEVDIRSMWPSHLTRLRKEGLA, from the coding sequence TTGGCTGCATCACTCGACATTGAGGGCACGCAGGACCTGCTGTCCGTCTCGACGCTCGCACAACGGACCAGCTCTGTCCTCGAGCGGCTCCGCGACTCCGCGCGGAGTGCCCGGGCGGACGAGCGGCGCGAGCCGACGTTCCCGATTGGCAAGGCCGCGGAACTGGTCGGCCGAACCGCGGCGGCCATTCGCGAGGCCGAGAAGGACGGCCGCTTGCCGCCGCCTCCGCGAACCGAGAATAATCGGCGTGTCGGCTATACCCTGGCGCAGCTCAACGACATGCGGGGACTGTTCGGCACCCGGCCCTGGCGGGCCGCAACCGATCCCTGCTGCGTTATCGCGGTGCAGAACTTCAAGGGCGGGGTGGGGAAATCGACTCTGTCGGTGCACTTGGCCCAATATCTCGCGATCAAGGGTTACCGGGTGGCTCTCATCGATTGCGACAGCCAGGCGTCTGCAACCACGCTATTCGGCTATGTGCCCGACCTCGACCTGACCGAGGAGGACACGCTCTATCCATTCCTGCGGCACGACGACATGGAGTCGCTCGACTATGCCCTGCGCAAGACCCATTTCGACGGCCTCGAGCTTGTCCCGGCCAATCTGCGGCTGTTCCAGTCGGAATATGAAATCGCTGCGCGCATGGCGCGGGGGCAGGGGAACTTGATCGACCGCATGGCGCAAGGCATCGCGAGCATTGCCGATCGGTTCGATGTGGTGGTTCTCGATCCGCCTCCGGCGCTCGGCGCGATCTCGCTTTCGGTGCTGCGCGCGGCCAATGCGCTGGTGGTGCCGGTTCCGCCGACGGTGATGGACTTCTCGTCGACTGCGGCCTTCCTCGCCATGCTCGACGAGACCATCGAGACGCTAGCCGATCGCGGCTTGGCGCCGTCGCTGCAGTTCCTGCGCTTTGTGGCGTCCAAGGTCGATGAGAACAAGTCGATGCAGAAGGAACTGTTGAACCTGATGCGGACCCTTTTCGGTCACGCGATCGTCCGTACGCCGCTCAAGGATTCGGCCGAAATCGACAATGCAACGGCGCGGCTGATGACCGTCTACGAGCTGGACGGTCCGGTCACCAGTTCGGCGGTGCGCAACCGCTGCCTTGCCTATCTTGACGGCGTGAACAGCGAAATTGAGGTCGACATTCGGTCGATGTGGCCGAGCCATTTGACGCGGCTTCGCAAGGAGGGACTCGCCTGA